The nucleotide window AATAAAGATAAAATAAGTGATTTTTTTTAAATAGAAAGGGATGGAAAAGAAATAAAAATGAATAAAGATAAAATAAGTGATTTTTTTTAAATAGAAAGGGATGGAAAAGAAATAAAAATGAATAAAGATAAAATAAGTGATTTTTTTTAAAAAATAATGAAAAAAGAAAAATGATGGTTTAAAAATTAAATTAAGATTTGGTTGAAACGCTTTTTGTGTAAAAGCACTATTCTAGAAAGCAACAATCAATATCATGATTATTACTAATGAAATAAAGAACACGATTGTTCCTTTTACTAAAACATCTGCTTCCCTGTCTGAGTATAATACAATACCATAAGAGAGCAGCAATGCTATTAATAGTTCAGCGATACCTAAGTATCCTGTAGGGACTCTTATTATTTTTCCAAGGATAAATCCGATTAGGTATGAAATAAGGACTACCATTATAACAGATGCTATAGGATTAGATAATATAGGTTTTAAAATCTCTCCCCAAGGTTTGCTTGGCTTTTGAGGGGCATGTCCACCAAAATTGCTTAAAGCACTATCAGAAGATGAGAAGAAGCCCTTATTGCTGGAAGCCCTATTGCTTCTTTGGCTAAGTGGGCCAGGTCCCCTATTTCCTGAAAGGGACGGTGCTCTTCTTCTTTTTGGATCTTGTTGTTGACGGCTTGCAAATAGTGTACCGCTTGGACCAGAGTAGTTGTCCCTAGGAGTTTTATTTAAAAACTCAGCACGGTATAAGTCATCATCATACTCACTGTAATGACTTAATTCCAATCCGCCGACTTCATCCTCATAATATTCCATATCTTCAGAAAATTCCTCATAACCTTCATAAGCACCTTGAAGCCTGTTATATAATCTGTCATCATCATAATCTCTATTATAATTTGATGTGTTGTCAATGTATTCTCTGTTAACATCTCTATGATAGAATGAATCGCTATCAATATCTGTTAATCTGTTTGCTCCACGGTCTAATCTTGACTTAGTTTCTTTGTTTTTATTTGAATATTTTTTAGCTAAAGTGACAAGGCTGTTCCTATCAATGAGCTTGATTTTTCTCTCTTCAGCATATCTTTTTGCTTGAGAGGAAAAACCGGAACTGGTTACAATAGCTACTTTGGAGGCTCTAAGTTTTTTACCTATAAATTCCATTTCCTTTAAAACATCGATTCCAACTTCCCAGTCCTTATCGTAGTTTTTACATCCAACCACTAAACCAAAATCTCCCATAGATGTTTGGAGGATTGCATATATGTCTACAACCTGTTGGGATGTCTTAAAATTTTTATAAACTTTAAAGCCAGAATCCTCAAGAACTTTAGCTATAAAATTCACTAATTGTGGCTTTTCCACGGTTTCACCTTATCTTAATTTTAATATAATATATTTATATTTTCTCAATATATAATTTTTATTAAATTTTTCTAAAAAACCAATCAAATTCACATATATTCTTATTTCATTTCCATAATTTTTTTTCATAATATTTATAATCATGAAAATATATACTAATATTAGTATATAATCTAACAGAATTATTTATTTTTAATAAATCTTTAAAAGATTCATATTATTTTTTTAATCATAATTTTAAGGAACGTTTATTATGTTATCTATTGGTCAATGTTACTTGGATTTTGTTGATAAAATCTTAAAGGAAGGGAAGGAAACATATAAGGACAGTGATCATCATTTAAAAGAAAATCTTGGTAATTATTATTATATTGATGATCCATTGGATTTGAAATTCAGAGCTAAATATCAGCACATGACTCCTGAATTGATGTTGGAAGAGATTAAAAGCGGAAAATTTGATATTCCTTCATGCCCTATCAAAGGAGATGCATTGTATGAATATGTAAAATCCTTTGAAATCAGAGATGATCAAGGTTTTGTTTACACTTATCCTAACCGTATCTTGGAGCATTTTGGTGTAGACCAATTTGAAACCATGAAACAAAGGATTCTAACTGCTACAGGCAGTAACCGTGCAGTTGCTGTTACCATCGACCCTGCATTGGATGGAGATAGGGAAGACATCCCTTGCTTGCAGGTTATACAGATTCTCGTTAGGGATGGAGAATTAACCATTCACTGTTTCTTCCGTTCCAATGACATTTTCGGAGCATTCTATTCCAACATGTTCTTCATAACATACATTGGAATCAAGATGAAAGAGGAAGTAAATAAGGAAATAATGGGAGATAAACTAAACTTCGGCGGTCTTCATTACCATTCCACTTCTGGCCACATATACAGCAATGATATGAGGGCAGCCAGAAAATTGATTTCCGCTAATAAATAATCTCAAAGCTAATGTTTTTATATTAGCTTCTTTTTTTATTCTTTTATCATTTTAAATTCGTGAGGAAATTTATTCAATCAGTATTTTTTCTGATTTTTATTGTTTGTTGATTCATATGAAAATTTTATTATCTAATGATGATGGTGTAGATGCATCCGGAATTTTAGCGGCAAAGCAAGTTGCTGATGAGTTTGGAGAGACTTATGTGGTTGCACCAACTAAACAGCAAAGCGGAATTGGACATGCATTGACTCTTTTTGACCCTCTTAGAGTGTATGAGGTTAATTTAAGGGATGGTGATATCGGCTATGGGGTTTCTGGAACTCCAACTGATGCAGTTACCATTGCGGTTTATGAGCTTATGGATGAAAAGCCTGATTTGGTGATCTCCGGTATCAACACTGGAAGGAACACTGGAAAAGGCGAGCTTTCAACTTCAGGTACTTTAGGTGCGGCATCAGAGGCGGCTTCTTTAGGCATTCCAACAATTGCAGTTAGTCAACACATTCCAAGTGATGACATCAAGTTCGAAGAGGGGAAAATCGAGATCGACTTTTCAGCAAGCCAAAAGGTTTTAAGAGATCTCATTCAAAAGATCATTGACAATGGCTTCCCTGAAGGGGTGGACATATTGAATTTGAATGTTCCTGAAGACCCTCATTCATACAAGCCTATAATTTGCCCTTTAGCAGTCAGGATGTATGAGCCGGTTGTGGAAAAGCGTAAAGATCCAAGAGGAAGGCCTTATTATTGGATCAATGGTAAGTTATATATGAACAATCCTGAAAACAGTGATGATTACATTATTCTAGAAGAGAATTTGCCTACACTCACTCCTTTGATATTGGATATGGCTCATGATTTGGAAGCATTAAGGGAATGGTATGACAAATGACTAATTTTATTTCATTATACACAAACAATATATAATATAAGATACATAATAAAAATTAATTATAATTAAATTAATTGACATAATTAAATTTCAATTTATAAAAAATTTAAGGAGATGCGACATGCCTGTAAATCAACTTGAAGCTACATTGCAAGCTGTTACACACACTTTAGCAAAATTGGAAAAAGAAGGGTGCAATGATGAAAAGCTTTTAAATGAACTTAGAAAAGAAAGAGATAAAATTTTAAATGAATTAAATTTAAACTAATTATTTCAAATTCAATTTAATAATTAAATAAGTTTATAATGGATTAAATATAAATAATATTTTACGAATACTATTCAATAAATTTAAATTTTATTTTTATAATTTAAAGAGGCTATATAATGAGTGACAATTTCCAAGTAAACAAACAATTTGCTAGATTCGAAGGCAAAGATGTTCTTATTGGTTTAAAAAACTGGGAAGAAGTAGAAGGAAAAATAATTACCATTGATAACTTTTTAAACTTAGTATTGGATGATGGTGAAGGTTTAAAAGTTATTAAAGGCGGAAAAATAGCATTTATTTCTATTCAAGAATAAATCTATTTCTCTTTTTCTATTTTCTTTATCTATTTTTTTTCTGTTTTTATTCCATATTCTCTTTTTAAATTCAATTTTAGATTTTTCACTACTGTTTTAATAGTTACGAATAATTACTTATTTTAAAAAAATATAGTTAAATTAAATTAATAATTTAACTGCAAGCGTCTTCAATTGATTCTCTGATTTCATCAATGCTGTTTCCAAGCATAAGAGCCAAGAACATAGCTCCTCCAGCACCAGCCCCTTCCTTGATGAATCCTCGTGTATAGTTTTTAAGCCCTTCAACACGGGAAATTTCAAAGTTAGGGTTTACAGCATTTACAGTGATGTCACCAATTTGACTTGTAATGTTAAGGATATCTGCGGTTTCGTCTTTCACTACAAATGCGGTGGTTGCAAGGCAACTGTTTGAGAAGTCAAAGTCAGGATCCAATGCCTTAGCTATTGCACATGAAGCGGTGAGTTGAGTTCCTCCTGCTAATACAACAGGAACTTTTGCACCCATAAGGATTCCTGCAACAACTGGAAGCATAGGGTCTCCAACAGCTCTGACAACATCAAAAGGATTGTTGTTTTTAGATTCTTCCAAACCTGCGTTTTTCAATCCCTCTTCAACAATTGCATTTTTCATTTCATGAGGATTTGTATCCATGCAACCGCTGACCTTTCCTTTTGCATCATAGCCAAGTCCAACCAATACTCCAAGAGCGGTAGTTGTACCTGCAGGTAAGCTTTCACCGATTACAATGTAGTCATGCTTTTCAGATAGGATTTCAGCAAGTTCAAACCCTTTTTCAAAAAGTTCTTCAGGGTCTTCTACAGCTTTGCCTGTTCTAATGTCTTTTCCATGCTTTCCATCGCTTATGTCAAATACATCAGAGTTTGCCTTGATTTCACTTCCTGCATCCAATACCATAACAGGACAGTCACAAAGTGCAAGTGAACCTTTTGTAATCATTGATGGAGTAGGGGTTACAACTTCTCCAATGATTGTTTGAGGGATGTCTGTCATGCATTTCACTTCCCCATCCAAAATAAGTTCTGCATCTCCAGCAGGAGTGTATTTGGTAAGTTCCGGTGTAGCTCCAGCACCAGTAAGGCCTGGAATTTTGGAGGTTTCAGTTGTAGCTATTGTACAAATAAAAATAGGGTTCTTTAAGTCTGGTAATTCTTTTACAAGTTTGTCTGATCCGTAAGTTTTCAATCCTTCTATCATCTTATCATCTTGAATTTCATAAATTTTTTAAAGTATTTTGATAACTTAATTAAATTATTGTCAATTCTTGTTTCAATTTGATTGTCAATTCTTGATTAAATTAATTAACTTAATTCTATAAATATATTATTGGTAAAAATTATATAAATGTATGTTAATATACTTTATATGAACTGATTTTATTCATTTTTAAAATTATAGAACTGGTGCATTGAAATTGATATCTTTAGGAATTGAAGGAACTGCAGAAAAGACTGGAATAGGCATTGTAGACAGCGAGGGCAATGTATTGGCTATGGCTGGAAAACAATTGTATCCAGAAGAGGGAGGCATACATCCAAGAGAGGCTGCTGAACATCATGCCAAATGGATTCCTCAACTCATTCCACAAGCTATGGAAGAGGCAGGCCTTAACTATAATGATATTGATTTCGTCTCTTTTTCACAAGGTCCCGGTCTAGGCCCTGCACTCAGAACTGTTGCAACTTCTGCAAGAACACTTGCATTGAGCCTTAATGTTCCAATCGTGGGTGTAAACCATTGCATAGGGCATGTTGAAATAGGAAAATTGGATACTGGCGCTCGTAATCCAGTAACCCTTTATGTAAGCGGTGGAAACAGTCAGGTGATTGCTTATGAATCAGGCAGATATAGAATCTTTGGTGAAACATTGGATATAGCTATTGGAAACTGCCTTGACCATTTCGGTCGTGAAACAGGTCTTGGACATCCTGGAGGGCCAGTTGTTGAAAAACTCGCTAAAGAAGGTTCCTACATTGATTTGCCTTATGTTGTTAAGGGTATGGATTTCTCATTTTCTGGCCTTTTAAGTGCAGCTTTAAGGGCTCATAAAAATGGAGAAAGAATTGAGGACATTTGCTACAGTCTCCAAGAAACTGCATTTGCAATGCTTGTTGAAGTGACAGAAAGGGCACTCGCACATACAGAAAAGGACGAAGTTCTCTTATGTGGAGGAGTCTCTGCAAACAGCAGACTTAGGGAAATGATGCAGATAATGGCAGAAGAGCACTATGCAAAGTTCTATATGCCTGAGATGAAATACTCTGGAGACAATGGAGTAATGATTGCATGGCTCGGCCAATTGATGTATAAGGCATATGGTCCACTTAAGATAGAGGACACCAATATAATTCAAAGGTTCAGGACTGATGAAGTGGATGCTCCATGGGTTGACAATACAAAATATAAATTGGACTTGCCTGAAGAGCTTAGAGCTAAAGGGGCTGAATCAGATATTTATGAAGCAACTTGGCTTGGAAGGGAAGCTATTGTAAAAAACAGGGTTTCCAAATCATATAGAATTCCTGAAATTGACAATAAGATAAGAAAGCTTAGAACCAAGAGTGAGGCAAAAATATTGTCTGATGTTAAAAAGACAGGTGTAAGAGCTCCTGTTTTATACGATGTTGACTTTGAAGAGAAATCAATTGTCATGGAAAAGATAAATGGCTCTTTAGTTAAGGATATCATGCATAACATTAGTGATGACAAAAGAAAGGAATTGGCTATTGCAATCGGTGAAAACATCAAGGCATTCCATGACGGTGATATTATCCATGGTGACTTGACAGGTTCCAATATGATTTTGATTGATGATGATTTAGACAATGTCAGCGACAATCTAGCTATTTTTGACTTTGGCCTTGGAAAGTATTCTGACCTTTTGGAGGATAAGGCAGCAGATCTTTTGGTTTTAAAGAAATCATTCCAAAGCATTGATTATGATATAGCCATTCAAACATTTGATTGGATTCTAGAAGCTTATGATTCCAAAAATCAATCTAAAATGGCAAATAAGATAGCTGAGATTGAAGGCAGAGGAAGATACACTCACTAATCAAGCTTTTCCACCCCTTCGGGGTGCAAAACCTTGACCAAAATTTTTCCTCGGTGTCGGTTTTTAACATGTACTGATTTTTAACTTTTTAAATTTTTCATTTTGTTTTTATTTTTCAGATAAATATATTAAAACTTTTTTATATAATAAAAACTATGATAACATTTATAACTGGGAACGAACATAAAGTAATAGAAGCAGAGAATATTTTCAAACTTTTTGGCGTTGAACTTGAGCATATTGATTTAGGTTACATGGAACCTCAAGGAACCCTTGAGGATGTAGCAAGATTCGGTGCTAAATATGCTTGCCAAGAGTTAAACCGCTCTGTGATTGTTGAAGATGCTGGTTTATTCATAAGAGCTTTAAATGGTTTTCCAGGAACTTACTCAAAATTTGTACAGAATTCACTTGGAAACCAAAACATTTTAAAACTTATGGATGGAGTTGATGATCGATACGCTGAATTCAGGTCAGTTATTGGCTATTGCACACCCAATTCTGAGCCCAAGGTCTTTTTAGGGCGTGTCGAAGGTCAAATAGCTTTTGAAGAAAGAGGCAATCTTGGTTTTGCTTACGACCCCCTATTCATAATAGAGGAAGAGGGCAAGACCTTTGGAGAACTTACTACAGAAGAGAAGAACCAGTATTCACATAGAAGAAATTCTTTAGAAAAATTTATCAATTGGTATGTAAACCAAGATGATGAATAATAAATTTTCAAATATTTTTTAATTAACAAAATTAGAATAGACAATTTTATCTAAGATTGGCTGTTTTATTGCAGTTTAATTGATGAAATTTGAAACTTATTGTTTTTATTCAGGCCATATTTTGGTAATTTAAAGATTTTTTCAAAAAATGAATTTAAAATAATTTTTTAAAATGATCATTGTCATATAAACAGTTTTTAATGGTTTCATATGATGATTTTTCATTAATAATTATTTTACAAAGGACCTTACTATAAATAATCAAAAAACTTATTGGAGAGGATATTTATGGCAAGACCAGAATGGATCGCATACAGTAACGAAGAAATCGAAGAATTTATTGTAAAATTCAAAAGAGAAGGTAAATCTGCAAGTCAAATCGGAGTAATTTTAAGAGACCAATACGGTATTCCTAGTGTAAAAGAAGTCACTGGTGAAAAAATTACCCAAATCTTAAAAAGAAACGGTCAAGCTGAAGAGTACCCTGAAGATTTAATGAATTTAATCAGAAGAGCAGTAAATATCAGAGATCACTTAGAAGAAAACCCAAAAGACCTTCATGGTAAAAGAGGATTAACTATCATTGAATCTAGAATCCGTAGATTAGGTAGATACTATGCAAAGAATGGTCAATTACCAGAAGGATGGAGATACGATCCAACAAAAGCAGCACTTCTCGTTAAATAGAGATAATGAAAAATTTGATTCTCTATTAAGTAGAGGATGTGACGCTTCTGATATGCTAAAGAAGCATATCGAAAATGATAACATTATTAGATTAATTTCTCATAATGATGCTGATGGATTGTCATCAGCAGGTATTATAGCTAATGCTATTAAGGAAGAAGGAGGACAATTCCACATTACAATTGTCCCTCGTCTTAAAGCTGATGTGATTAGGGATGTTGCAAAGGAAAAATATGAATTGTATGTTTTTTCAGATATGGGCAGTGCTTGTATCAAGCAACTTAATTCTCTAAAAGCTGATGTTATTGTTGCAGACCATCACCAGCCAAGCGCCCACGAACCTAAAGACAATCTTGTTCATGTCAACCCTCACTTATTTGGTGTTGACGGAAGTCGTGAAATAAGTGGTGCAGGATCTAGCTATTTGTCAGTTAGAGACATGGATAAAAAGCATCTGGCTTATATGGCGCTTATTGGTGCATTTGGTGATATGCAGTGCCAGAACAGATTTGTTGGTGTAAACCAATTAATATTGAAGGATGGTTTGGAAGCAGGCAATTTGGAAATCCATGAAGACTTAAAGATAGTCTCTAAAGCACAAGAGCATTTATTCAAATCAATTGCTTATACATTAAATCCTCCACTTCCAGGTTTAACCGGAAGTTTGGAGAACTCTCAGGAACTTCTTGAAAAAATGGGAGTTTCCTATGGTATTAAGTTCATTGAATTAGAAGATGAGGAAAAGGATGTTGTTAAAGATGAACTTGTAAAGGTAAATCCTCAAATATTTGGGGATGTTTACAGTGTTCCTCGTGAGCATCCAGTCTTGCGTAATTTAGAGGAGTATTCTGCAATCTTGGATGCTTGTGGTAAAAACAAGGAGTATGGATTAGCACTTAGCATTGTTCTTGGTGAAAGAGATGAAGCTTTGGAAAAGGCTCTCAATCTTCAAAAGACTTATAGGAACGACCTTACTAAAGGGTTCGATTGGATTAGTCGTGAAGGCGCCCAACAATTGAATTACATTCAATACCTTTACAGTGAGGATAAGGTTCTTAAAAGTATTATGGGAACAATTGCCGGTGTTGGAATGTCTGCTAAAATCTTAAATGATGAAAAGCCTATTTTAGGTTTATCAAGACTTCATAAGGACATCAAGGTTTCAGGCAGGGCAACACGACCAATGGTTGCACGTGGAGTTAATTTAGGTAAAGCTTTAAGCGAAGTCGCAGTTAACTTTGGCGGACAAGGTGGTGGACACGATATCGCAGCTGGTGCTATGATACCATATGAAGCTAAGGATCAATTCTTGCATTTAGTTGACCAAGCTATTGAGGCTCAATTAAATAGTTAAGATAATTCTTAGCTATTATTTTTTTAATAAATTTCTTTTTTTAATCAAATTTTTAAAAAGTTTTCATGAGTTTTTTATTTTTAACTTTTGACTTTTTCATAATTAACTATTTTACAAATTTTTCTTTAATATTTCATTTTTTAGCCTATTTTTTTAAAAAGTATTTTATAATTAAAATACAAAAATAATAGTGTTATATTAACTTTTATTAATTAAAAAATTTAATTAATCACGAATTTTATTAATTTACTAATGATTATTATCATTGCTAATATTATTTTATTATTGATTGGTGGAATCTTATGAATGTTGATAAATTAGTTGGCAATACCCCAATGATTAAAATTGATTATGAATATGAAGGCAAAAAGGGAAGCATTTATTCTAAAGTTGAATATTACAACTATTCTGGAAGCATTAAAGACAGGATAGCATTATACATTATCCAAAAAGAAAAGGAACGAGGAAACTTAAAGGATGGCCAACCTATCATAGAGGTTACAAGCGGAAACACTGGAATTGCTTTCAGTGCAATCGGAGCGCTTTTAGGCCATGATGTGCACATCTTC belongs to Methanobrevibacter ruminantium and includes:
- a CDS encoding 30S ribosomal protein S15, translating into MARPEWIAYSNEEIEEFIVKFKREGKSASQIGVILRDQYGIPSVKEVTGEKITQILKRNGQAEEYPEDLMNLIRRAVNIRDHLEENPKDLHGKRGLTIIESRIRRLGRYYAKNGQLPEGWRYDPTKAALLVK
- the cobT gene encoding nicotinate mononucleotide-dependent phosphoribosyltransferase CobT, with translation MIEGLKTYGSDKLVKELPDLKNPIFICTIATTETSKIPGLTGAGATPELTKYTPAGDAELILDGEVKCMTDIPQTIIGEVVTPTPSMITKGSLALCDCPVMVLDAGSEIKANSDVFDISDGKHGKDIRTGKAVEDPEELFEKGFELAEILSEKHDYIVIGESLPAGTTTALGVLVGLGYDAKGKVSGCMDTNPHEMKNAIVEEGLKNAGLEESKNNNPFDVVRAVGDPMLPVVAGILMGAKVPVVLAGGTQLTASCAIAKALDPDFDFSNSCLATTAFVVKDETADILNITSQIGDITVNAVNPNFEISRVEGLKNYTRGFIKEGAGAGGAMFLALMLGNSIDEIRESIEDACS
- a CDS encoding single-stranded-DNA-specific exonuclease RecJ — translated: MLKKHIENDNIIRLISHNDADGLSSAGIIANAIKEEGGQFHITIVPRLKADVIRDVAKEKYELYVFSDMGSACIKQLNSLKADVIVADHHQPSAHEPKDNLVHVNPHLFGVDGSREISGAGSSYLSVRDMDKKHLAYMALIGAFGDMQCQNRFVGVNQLILKDGLEAGNLEIHEDLKIVSKAQEHLFKSIAYTLNPPLPGLTGSLENSQELLEKMGVSYGIKFIELEDEEKDVVKDELVKVNPQIFGDVYSVPREHPVLRNLEEYSAILDACGKNKEYGLALSIVLGERDEALEKALNLQKTYRNDLTKGFDWISREGAQQLNYIQYLYSEDKVLKSIMGTIAGVGMSAKILNDEKPILGLSRLHKDIKVSGRATRPMVARGVNLGKALSEVAVNFGGQGGGHDIAAGAMIPYEAKDQFLHLVDQAIEAQLNS
- a CDS encoding restriction endonuclease, yielding MEKPQLVNFIAKVLEDSGFKVYKNFKTSQQVVDIYAILQTSMGDFGLVVGCKNYDKDWEVGIDVLKEMEFIGKKLRASKVAIVTSSGFSSQAKRYAEERKIKLIDRNSLVTLAKKYSNKNKETKSRLDRGANRLTDIDSDSFYHRDVNREYIDNTSNYNRDYDDDRLYNRLQGAYEGYEEFSEDMEYYEDEVGGLELSHYSEYDDDLYRAEFLNKTPRDNYSGPSGTLFASRQQQDPKRRRAPSLSGNRGPGPLSQRSNRASSNKGFFSSSDSALSNFGGHAPQKPSKPWGEILKPILSNPIASVIMVVLISYLIGFILGKIIRVPTGYLGIAELLIALLLSYGIVLYSDREADVLVKGTIVFFISLVIIMILIVAF
- a CDS encoding bifunctional N(6)-L-threonylcarbamoyladenine synthase/serine/threonine protein kinase — protein: MISLGIEGTAEKTGIGIVDSEGNVLAMAGKQLYPEEGGIHPREAAEHHAKWIPQLIPQAMEEAGLNYNDIDFVSFSQGPGLGPALRTVATSARTLALSLNVPIVGVNHCIGHVEIGKLDTGARNPVTLYVSGGNSQVIAYESGRYRIFGETLDIAIGNCLDHFGRETGLGHPGGPVVEKLAKEGSYIDLPYVVKGMDFSFSGLLSAALRAHKNGERIEDICYSLQETAFAMLVEVTERALAHTEKDEVLLCGGVSANSRLREMMQIMAEEHYAKFYMPEMKYSGDNGVMIAWLGQLMYKAYGPLKIEDTNIIQRFRTDEVDAPWVDNTKYKLDLPEELRAKGAESDIYEATWLGREAIVKNRVSKSYRIPEIDNKIRKLRTKSEAKILSDVKKTGVRAPVLYDVDFEEKSIVMEKINGSLVKDIMHNISDDKRKELAIAIGENIKAFHDGDIIHGDLTGSNMILIDDDLDNVSDNLAIFDFGLGKYSDLLEDKAADLLVLKKSFQSIDYDIAIQTFDWILEAYDSKNQSKMANKIAEIEGRGRYTH
- a CDS encoding thymidylate synthase translates to MLSIGQCYLDFVDKILKEGKETYKDSDHHLKENLGNYYYIDDPLDLKFRAKYQHMTPELMLEEIKSGKFDIPSCPIKGDALYEYVKSFEIRDDQGFVYTYPNRILEHFGVDQFETMKQRILTATGSNRAVAVTIDPALDGDREDIPCLQVIQILVRDGELTIHCFFRSNDIFGAFYSNMFFITYIGIKMKEEVNKEIMGDKLNFGGLHYHSTSGHIYSNDMRAARKLISANK
- a CDS encoding XTP/dITP diphosphatase, with translation MITFITGNEHKVIEAENIFKLFGVELEHIDLGYMEPQGTLEDVARFGAKYACQELNRSVIVEDAGLFIRALNGFPGTYSKFVQNSLGNQNILKLMDGVDDRYAEFRSVIGYCTPNSEPKVFLGRVEGQIAFEERGNLGFAYDPLFIIEEEGKTFGELTTEEKNQYSHRRNSLEKFINWYVNQDDE
- the surE gene encoding 5'/3'-nucleotidase SurE is translated as MKILLSNDDGVDASGILAAKQVADEFGETYVVAPTKQQSGIGHALTLFDPLRVYEVNLRDGDIGYGVSGTPTDAVTIAVYELMDEKPDLVISGINTGRNTGKGELSTSGTLGAASEAASLGIPTIAVSQHIPSDDIKFEEGKIEIDFSASQKVLRDLIQKIIDNGFPEGVDILNLNVPEDPHSYKPIICPLAVRMYEPVVEKRKDPRGRPYYWINGKLYMNNPENSDDYIILEENLPTLTPLILDMAHDLEALREWYDK
- a CDS encoding LSM domain-containing protein; translation: MSDNFQVNKQFARFEGKDVLIGLKNWEEVEGKIITIDNFLNLVLDDGEGLKVIKGGKIAFISIQE